A genomic stretch from Armatimonadota bacterium includes:
- a CDS encoding DegT/DnrJ/EryC1/StrS family aminotransferase: MDANRRKQLIRDNKPAVLWPGEPLLGGWYGEEEIEVVVKTIRASMDWTVGFGFICPEIVEFEQAFAQYSGTPDAVSINGAGTGLDMAVMCLDLEPGDEIIAPSVNFRAAPTAIVGQGGTWIPGEIDPRTFQLDPADVERKMSPRTRAILPTHMNGMPAPIADYLEIAEKHPHPKHGPAKVIGDAARACGAGYKGKKLGAMEWMTIFSFHTQKNMTTLGEGGMITCHDPEIGTRLRALRQFGGADGWGSNYKLTKVQAAVGMVQLRKLDEMVGNRRRLAMRRNEILADVPELTCPFVPDDVEHSFYLYTMLVPREWAGEKRDALCRIMAEDYNVGCVVANPCLHKTNPFLMRHVGNVSLPVSEEIADRLFCPSLHPTMTDEQNEFICAALIETVERLK, from the coding sequence ATGGACGCCAATCGGCGCAAGCAGCTCATCAGGGACAACAAGCCGGCCGTTTTGTGGCCCGGCGAACCGCTTCTCGGCGGCTGGTATGGCGAGGAAGAGATCGAGGTGGTGGTGAAAACGATCCGGGCGTCGATGGACTGGACCGTAGGCTTCGGGTTCATCTGCCCCGAGATCGTGGAGTTCGAGCAGGCATTCGCGCAGTATTCGGGCACTCCCGACGCCGTGTCCATCAACGGCGCGGGAACCGGCCTGGACATGGCGGTGATGTGTCTGGACCTGGAGCCTGGGGACGAGATCATCGCACCGTCCGTGAATTTCCGGGCTGCCCCCACGGCCATCGTCGGCCAAGGCGGCACCTGGATACCCGGCGAAATCGATCCGCGCACCTTCCAGCTCGACCCGGCCGACGTGGAGCGCAAGATGAGCCCGCGGACGCGTGCGATCCTGCCCACCCACATGAACGGCATGCCCGCGCCCATCGCAGATTACCTGGAGATTGCTGAGAAGCACCCGCACCCGAAGCACGGACCGGCGAAGGTCATTGGTGACGCCGCCCGGGCGTGTGGCGCCGGTTACAAGGGCAAGAAGCTGGGCGCAATGGAATGGATGACCATTTTCAGCTTCCACACACAGAAGAATATGACCACCCTGGGGGAGGGCGGGATGATCACCTGCCATGACCCGGAGATCGGCACGCGGCTGCGGGCGCTCAGGCAGTTCGGGGGCGCGGATGGCTGGGGTAGCAACTACAAACTGACGAAGGTGCAGGCTGCGGTGGGCATGGTCCAGCTGCGCAAACTGGACGAGATGGTGGGCAACCGCAGGCGGCTCGCCATGCGCCGCAATGAGATTCTAGCGGATGTGCCCGAGCTCACTTGCCCCTTCGTCCCGGACGACGTGGAACACTCATTCTACCTGTACACCATGCTTGTCCCGAGGGAATGGGCCGGAGAGAAGCGGGACGCACTGTGCCGCATCATGGCCGAAGACTACAACGTGGGCTGTGTGGTGGCCAACCCTTGCCTGCACAAAACCAACCCGTTCCTCATGCGGCACGTTGGCAACGTGAGCCTGCCGGTGTCCGAAGAGATCGCGGACCGGCTCTTCTGCCCATCCTTGCATCCGACGATGACCGACGAGCAGAACGAGTTCATCTG
- a CDS encoding MFS transporter, whose protein sequence is MSPTQQPTYTEDLRAAFSFWRRRTIALLWIVYAGYYLCRVNLAAAQGNLSAREGITKRQLGTTLACMKVLYAIGQFVNGALADRLGPRVLVTAGLVVSGFLNLVFAHLKGFFWMPAVWGANGYFQSCGWTSVVHIIANWFPGHLGEMASGVIGTSYILGGGFSWLLSGWLTDSYGWRYAFWVPAWICLGLAALFLATVRVRPEEAGLPSDIDHAAPRERAVNHNGWLAVLANRRLWALAVANAALIYGYHGLLDWTPHYLSEVGGLSAEAASRRAFFLPLGGAIGCTAIAAFSRAYACRLGLKAVLPPMLALAALTFLFPTVVENVPGLAPLMLLALGILSSPPASLIACAMPADIAGKEGAGQAAGIVDAMAYAGSALSGWSSGRIMSAVAQSRGQTVAWRTVWRIWPMGMVLAAIIIVLSQRGERSGRTTCSSGETHGSAP, encoded by the coding sequence ATGTCCCCAACACAGCAGCCAACCTACACCGAAGATCTCCGTGCCGCATTCTCCTTCTGGCGCCGCCGCACCATCGCGCTGCTGTGGATCGTCTACGCGGGGTACTACCTGTGCCGGGTCAACCTCGCCGCGGCCCAGGGGAATCTCTCGGCGCGGGAGGGCATCACCAAACGCCAACTGGGAACCACCCTGGCATGCATGAAGGTCCTTTACGCCATCGGTCAGTTCGTGAATGGCGCGCTGGCGGACAGATTGGGGCCGCGAGTGTTGGTTACGGCGGGGCTGGTAGTTTCGGGCTTTCTGAACCTGGTTTTCGCCCATCTGAAGGGATTCTTCTGGATGCCTGCGGTCTGGGGTGCGAACGGTTACTTCCAGTCCTGCGGGTGGACTTCGGTGGTGCATATCATCGCCAATTGGTTCCCAGGGCATCTCGGCGAAATGGCATCGGGTGTGATCGGCACCTCCTACATTCTTGGCGGGGGCTTCAGCTGGCTGCTCTCAGGCTGGCTCACGGATTCGTACGGCTGGCGGTATGCATTCTGGGTTCCGGCCTGGATCTGCCTGGGGCTGGCAGCGCTGTTCCTGGCGACGGTGCGGGTTCGCCCCGAGGAGGCCGGGCTGCCGTCGGACATTGACCATGCAGCTCCCCGGGAGCGTGCAGTCAATCACAACGGATGGCTGGCGGTGTTGGCCAACCGCCGTCTGTGGGCACTGGCCGTCGCCAACGCGGCCTTGATCTACGGCTACCACGGCCTGTTGGACTGGACGCCCCATTACCTGTCCGAAGTGGGCGGTCTCAGCGCCGAAGCCGCCTCGCGCCGCGCCTTCTTCCTGCCGCTTGGCGGCGCTATCGGCTGCACTGCTATCGCCGCGTTTTCACGCGCGTACGCTTGTCGGCTGGGCCTCAAGGCGGTATTGCCGCCGATGTTGGCTCTTGCCGCGCTGACCTTCCTGTTCCCCACCGTTGTAGAGAACGTCCCTGGTCTGGCTCCCCTGATGCTGCTTGCGCTGGGCATTCTGTCCTCCCCGCCCGCATCCCTGATCGCCTGCGCAATGCCCGCGGACATCGCCGGCAAAGAGGGCGCCGGGCAGGCAGCCGGAATCGTGGACGCCATGGCATATGCGGGCTCGGCGCTGTCTGGCTGGTCCTCGGGCAGGATCATGTCTGCAGTGGCGCAGTCCCGCGGCCAGACAGTTGCCTGGCGCACGGTCTGGCGGATCTGGCCGATGGGAATGGTGCTGGCCGCGATCATCATCGTCCTGTCCCAGCGCGGCGAGCGATCCGGCAGGACAACCTGCAGCAGCGGAGAAACCCACGGGTCTGCGCCCTGA
- a CDS encoding AAC(3) family N-acetyltransferase, which translates to MYDPAEKTRVTEEMIVQGLRDLGIGPGALIQVHSSLSALGYVEGGAETVVDALLKAVAPGGTVMVPTFNHGQAEVFDVRTTPSINGAITEALRRRPEAHRSVHPTHPYAAIGPLAEWLTSEHLDLLTFDVRSPLGKLASRGGLVVLLGVGMRANTAAHIGETIARVPCMGYREHERKILAEDGSIQTAWSVLWRNGPCLLEWDPLERAMRSQGMIRDGRIGDGDVMVMKAQDVVDTAFALTQTVCPNCSTRPDRTAR; encoded by the coding sequence ATGTACGACCCGGCCGAAAAAACCCGCGTGACGGAGGAGATGATCGTCCAGGGCTTGCGTGACCTGGGCATCGGCCCGGGTGCGCTGATCCAGGTGCACAGTTCGTTGAGCGCCCTGGGGTACGTCGAAGGCGGCGCAGAGACCGTGGTTGACGCTCTGCTGAAAGCCGTTGCACCCGGCGGAACCGTGATGGTGCCCACCTTCAACCACGGGCAGGCGGAGGTCTTCGACGTGCGCACGACGCCTTCAATCAACGGCGCGATCACCGAAGCCCTGCGCCGGCGTCCCGAAGCCCACAGGAGCGTTCACCCCACCCACCCTTACGCGGCGATCGGACCGCTGGCCGAGTGGCTGACCAGCGAGCATCTGGACCTACTCACTTTCGACGTGCGCTCGCCACTTGGGAAGCTGGCCTCGCGCGGAGGCCTCGTGGTACTCCTCGGGGTGGGCATGCGCGCCAACACCGCCGCCCACATCGGCGAGACGATCGCTCGCGTGCCCTGCATGGGGTACCGGGAGCACGAGCGAAAGATCCTGGCGGAGGATGGGTCGATCCAGACTGCCTGGAGCGTGCTGTGGCGCAATGGTCCGTGTCTGCTGGAATGGGATCCTCTGGAGCGTGCGATGCGATCCCAGGGCATGATCCGCGACGGGCGCATTGGCGACGGCGATGTGATGGTAATGAAAGCGCAAGATGTTGTTGATACCGCCTTCGCTCTGACACAGACAGTTTGCCCCAACTGCAGCACCCGGCCTGACCGGACTGCCCGGTGA